A genomic stretch from Kogia breviceps isolate mKogBre1 chromosome 1, mKogBre1 haplotype 1, whole genome shotgun sequence includes:
- the LOC131757205 gene encoding Golgi-associated RAB2 interactor protein 4-like, translated as MSGDSLLPYHTAQSSTGLGLFKSTMGELQQQLHNGEYDIFKYAPIFESDFIQITKRGHVIDVHNCDCTVTVGIASTSPVLPLPDIMLLARRATGCEQHAEHSQPTKGKSHKVAKTLELTRLLPLKFVRISTHDRDKRQLRVKFATGRSFYLQLCAPLDAQEDLFAYWEELIYLLRPPLDGHSRTYAVPAGDMICRTLFEEEEEDGRSPAVEDFQGEWDEDQVSIRSLHTPSEVAAVGSAAFAGGEGIQLDSHKPDTMSDVATAKAKPTVLDKESASRATTKVETAEVAGGTAAGALSVAEIKSPAPEEQSMAIAATASKGPGASKTNTAT; from the coding sequence atgagtggggactctctgctcccgtatcacacggcccagagcagcaccgggctgggcctgttcaaaagcaccatgggggagctgcagcagcaactgcacaacggcgaatacgacatattcaagtacgcgccgatattcgagagcgactttatccagatcacgaagaggggacacgtgattgatgtgcacaactgtgactgcacggtgaccgtgggcatcgcatccaccagccccgtcctcccactcccagacatcatgctgctggcccgacgggccaccggctgtgaacagcacgctgagcacagccagcccaccaaggggaagagccacaaggttgccaagaccttagagctcaccaggctccttcccttgaagtttgtgaggatctccacgcacgatcgtgacaaacgacagctgcgcgtgaagtttgccactggccgctccttctacctgcagctgtgtgcccctctggacgcgcaggaagacctcttcgcctactgggaagagctgatttacctcctgcgaccaccattggacggtcacagccgcacctacgctgttccagccggggacatgatctgcaggactctgttcgaggaggaggaggaggacgggaggagcccggcagtggaggatttccaaggagagtgggatgaggaccaggtgagcatcaggagcctccacacgccctctgaggtggccgcggtcgggtctgcagcttttgctggcggggaggggatccaattggactcccacaagcccgataccatgtccgatgtggccactgccaaagcaaaacctacagtgcttgacaaagagtcagcatcgcgggcaacgacaaaggtggagacagcagaggtggcaggcggcaccgcagcgggtgctttgagcgtggcagagatcaagtctcctgcccccgaagagcagagcatggccatagcagccacagccagcaagggtccaggagcaagtaaaaccaacacagccact